TCCTATTATTGCCCCAAGCTACAGAATTGTCTGTTATCCTGATGCTCTCTCCTTTCGAGGATTCATGGATCCACACATCAAACTTTGCTTCCACTTTGAAGAAAAGGATTGGACAGTTGAGAGTAAAGTGGGGACATCAAATTTTCATTAGACTTGTAATTTGAGACCTTTTGCATCGCATGTAAGGTATATTACCTAAACAAAGAAACTGTATCCAAAATcaaagttttcttcttttttcttcttgtcgGCCTTGAAAACTGCAATTCCAAACCAATttccaaaactaaaaacaaaccCACTTTCCAACGATGAGGAAACAAGGTGCACAAACTAATGGACCACCAGAGGATGGAATGCACCACCTGTTACTTGGCGGTGCCAAACGCTCATGGCATGTATACTCCGAGCCAGTGCCAATGGatgaaaaaagatgattttattaGGAAAAATAATGAGAACAAAGGATAAGTGGTTAAGCACAATAGACTGAATTTACAACAGCAGCAGAATAGAAAGACCTCGAGCTCATGCAACCTTGAGGACGATCTACGAGGTTGGCCTCTTACAACTTGGTAACAAATTGCTTTAGACATCTGCCAAGGCTCATTGAGTTTCGGGTCCCTATAAATGATAACCAAATGCACAGCCAATCCATTTGCagtgaaatataattaattgagcATCCATCAGGAGATAGGAAGCTGCGAGGAGGCAGACCGATCGGATTCTATCATGGATTTGATGTAGAATTCACCTGCCTTGTATGATGACCTAACCATGGGACCAGAAGCCACATATCGAAATCCCTGAATCATCCAAAGATAATAAGAATCACACAAGAAGTTCTAGTGCCAGCTACAGGCAAATTCAACAAAGGATGCTGCATCTGCCAACAAGCATATCTCCCAAGTAATAATCAATGAATATCAAGTATTGTGGCTGGCATCACTAATCAATTATTAATACAAGTACATGGAACATCCACAGATCAGATCAATATCATTAGATGTAGTAATACTTCCACGGTATACTGAGAAACTCGGAAGGCTAAATATCATTTCTATTTGTAAGGGTTATTTTGACAGTCAACAGTTGTGTCATACATGACGCTGGCAGCTGACttatcataaaagaaaacagGCACACCACGGACAAGCCAAAGAACTTTGAACATATTTCTTTGACCAGGTAAATGACAGCATCCACTGTGTTCAATGCATTAAACCAGCAATGCTTGTACATACATATAGATAAAGGTGGGCCCTATCAGGAGTTCAGCTGTTACCACTGATACTAGGATTAAAGAACCGCACAGCTTGAAATCCAGTTTATCACAGTACAAACAGTCAGACAATGGCAGGGAAGAAATTGCAAACATATTCAGATTTACAACCTAGTCCCATAAAATTAGTTCCCGAAAGAGCTAAAGACTGGGATCAAGGAAACTAAtcagtgatatatatatattaaaggcaTCCAACTTTAACAAATGAATTGGTATCtaataatcacaaattaatttatgtggATGCTTCTTCCAGGCAACCAAATTAGGTCACCCACAAACCTCAAGCTCTCAATCAAAGAATTGAAACCAGACAATGACACAACAGAGAAgcaacagaaaaaataaatatataaaggtCGACTGTGTTCAAAATGGTGCTTTCATCTGCAATACTTGAATAGTCCTTCCGACATACAATACTTCTCCAAATTACAAATAGATTGGTGCAAGTGGCAGAGTAAGGACATATTTTAAAGGAATATCAAAGATACAGAAATGTACATGCATGCAATCTAACTTTAATGAATCCAGATAAACCTCAAACATAATTGACAATAATATCAAGAACATTAACAATAACAGCCAAAAACTTAGCTTCAATAAACATCAAAAGATGTACAAAGTCTTAAATAAAACCCTAAGAAGCCATTGCACTGTTACccatataaaaaaacccaaatctaTGTAACGAAATTAATTACAGCATGGAAGACAGCCGCCCACCTCCCTAACTCACTGCCACTGATTCATCCTCTAGCATACATAGAATCAGTTATTTAAAAAGTCAAATAGATTGATACACTACGTGTGCTTTCCTTCATGGAACAAAATCAGATTCGCCACCAAATACAGAACTAAAATGGAGAGAATCTGGAGTTAACAATAGCtgctattaaaatatttttgagtgaACGAACAGCAATTCATAACTTAAAAAAAGAGCGTAACTACCTCACACAATACATGGGGATTTCTAGTTTGCAATTTAACCAAAACTGAAACCATATGCAtaaatcacaatttaaaaaaatacaaggcagAAACATACCATTTCCATGCCAAGTGTTCTGTACTTCTCGAAAGCGTCAGGGGTAATGTATTCAGATACAGGCATATGACGTTTAGACGGTCTCATATACTGGCCAAAAGTCATCACATCAATACCTGCCGCTCTCACCTTTTCCATTGTTTTCACAACTTGTTCAGGCGTTTCCCCACAGCCCAACATTATTGAGGTCTTGGTAAGTGTCCCAGCTGGAGCATGTTCTTTAGCCATCACTAAAACATCTAAAGATTGCTTAAAATTAGCACGACGATCCCGTACAGAACTTTGAAGTTCTTCAACTGTTTCAATGTTGTGAGCAAAGACATCCAGTCCTGATGTTGCAACTTTCTCTACACAACCACGGTCTCCTCGAAAATCAGGAACTACACCAAAACATTGCAAACAACATTAGAAAAGCACTATAACATGTTAGAACCTGACAAAATCCAAAATGCCATGCTAATTATACATGCCTAAGGCTTCGATAAGCATGTTTGGCTTGAGTGTCTTCAACTTCCGCACAGTTTCCGCAAAATGACCACTCCCTTGATCAGTCAAATCATCACGATCCACACTCGTAATCACAACATAATCCAAACCCCACGACGCAATTGCCTCTGCCACATTAGTAGGCTCATTCGGGTCGGGCGGAGGAGGCGTCCGCGATGTCTTCACATTACAAAACCTACAACAAAATAAATCCAAACGTCCTACATTCATTACAACTATCAttcaaaaaatacttataaactTTACAATTATTCGTATTACCGGCAGCCACGAGTACAAGTATCTCCGAGAATCATAATCGTAGCAGTGGCAGTGCCGGTTTCGCCACCGGACCAGCACTCCCCCAAATTAGGACATTTAGCTTCTTCGCAAACAGTATGGAGTTTCAAttctctcaatttcttcttAATCTGAACGTACTTTTCGCCGCCCGGAATGGCTTCTCTCATCCATTTAGGTTTTGGGAgtgatttcttttttgttccaacttcgACGGAGTAAGTGTTGTTGGATTGGAGGTCGATGAAATCGCCGAGCGTAGGGGATTCGGCGGCTAATCGAGCTCGCAGACCGGCTAGGGTTTCGGGGGATTGTGGGTGTTGTTTGGTCGAGGGTTCGGTTGTGGAGGAGGAGAAGTAACAATTTTTGGCTTTGGTGGTTGTGGATTTGAGGGTGCGAGTTGCCAAGGATGTGAAGCGTGATTGCATTGTTTGATTCGAATTGAAGAGGGGAgcggtgctggtgctggtgctggtgctggtgagGGGggaggagagggagggagggatttTGGGTGGGTTAGATTTGGTTGGTTGGTTGGTTAATTGTGGCCTGTGGGTGGGGATTTGCAGTTTGTGGACTCCCTGGATggcaaatttttttgttttcttcgaAAAAATCTTAACTGCAgtggaattttaaaaaaataaaatagaatctCATGTATTCAAATcttcttaattaaactttaatgaaatctttttttttttttaagaaagactTGAGATTAATAAATATGATTGTTTAGCTTGTATTTCAATGGAcgacatcaaagaaaaaaatttaagcaataaacaaaatttaaggctctaattaaattaaaaaaatttaatttcaatgggTGAATTTTATGGAGATTTAAggttttggattaaaaattcTAGAGTTCTCAGGTATGCTACAAAGCTAAGGAATTCATTGAATGGATAAATGAAGTGGAGAGAAGTTTTTTTAGTGTAAGTAAGTCTTGGAGCAGATAAAGGTAAAATTAatcatcattatattaaaagggAAAGCTTTTGCTTGGtgggaacaaataaaaaagactcaaaagagataatgaaaataaaatattagtgattggaaaaagataaagaaaaatatgaaagagCTATTACTTCTTTTTGGATACACTCATACTTCATACCAACAACTTCACatattaagacaaaaaaaaaaaaaagtatgttaaTGAATAAACTAACAATTTCTATCAACCGATGAAAAGGAATAAtttgtcaaaaataataatgaagtaGTTAATGACCAAGTATTTGAGTGGATTAGAATAGTTCATTTAGGATGTATTATGCTTACAATCTTTATGGATGGTTTTAGAAGCTTGTTAAAAGGCTTTCACCATGGAGAAACAACAAACTATTAGAGTAACAATTCTAATTTAAAAGCTTCTAACTCTTCACCTAGCACGAGTTTTAGATTAAATAGTGTAGGAGCTACCTTGACATGACCTAGTTAAATTGGCaagtccaaagaaaaaaaaattaaagagaaaaaaaaaaaacaatacaggTTAACAAGTGTTAGCTTGCAAAACCTATGATCTAAGTTATGGATTCCACTtggttcaattaatttttattttgttttatgataagataaaaaaaaaatcaattcaaaattaaccaaatatcaaaggataatattaaacataaaatttcataaaattccaaaactaaataatggaattgaaaaaaaaattcatgggcGTAAAGCTTAGGTGGCCCAAGTGTATAGGCTTGAGCCTATCCTGTATGATTGGaccaagtataattttttttcttgttttgggtttaccccctatttattaaaaaatataagcatCAAATGGCTTGTTTCTTGCTATGACAGATGATGTGTCGTCTACTAGGCTACAATCTAAATTTTGGCCATTGCTTGAGTTTTTAGggtgaaaaaatcattttccaacctattttcatctaaaatcaCCTCTCAATTACCTTAACAACCTCCCTAAACCACTTAATAACCTCAaaaccgtaaaaaaaaaaaaaaattcaaattcaaatgaaagaaaaatatttaaatcgaGCCTAATCTTTTTTTCAAGGATGTTTAAAGATAAACAACCATCATCAAACTCTTTTCATTGAACAAAACTCGTTgacataaaaaatgagttttgttGTTGAAAACTAGACAAACcgataattttctttatttttgttgtttttcaataaatttctctttcctctctaaACCAAGGACtaagaaaattaagtttttttgccAAAATTAAACTTGTTGTACTTTCATGGTTGATcatctattttctttatattttactttttaggtCTCTAACTTGTAATTTAGTAGTTTTACCataattccaaacttaatttcatCTAATTAGGATTGATAAAGATGTAATTGCAAGaccaaacaattaaaaaaaaaaaaaaaaggttcttcattgattatataaataatgaagcaccatatattttttttccatttacttTAGATGTATGGACCCACGCTATGATGCaggtatgatttttttaataacaaatgaCACCCACGTGCCAAAATTGAATATGAAACCAAGATATAACTCAATTCCCAGCCTATTAAATATGGAAACATGAGGctgggtgaaaaaaaaaaaacacctaaagaAATCTGTTTGAATTTGTTAAGCATGACAAACCTATAACCCTAATATTCAGGaccaagttaacccgggttATCCAACTAAACTCATTGTCCAGTTCATGAGATCGGGATAAtttgatagaaaagaaaacaatgaaaatcacaaagcccatttaaaaaaaaaaaaaaaacaaagtcgaCTCACGTGAACATTTCAAACTAGTGACCCAAATTATTAGATTTGAAGCATCATAtctgaaaaaaccatgaaactcaattctcattcaatcaaatatttaaagataaaattgaaaaaaaaaattaaattatacaaaaaaattcaaaacaaaaaaataccaaatataataatgaggatcaaaattaaaatacaaaataaatttattttttgattgaaggatgaaattgaaaaaaaaaaatttaacaaaaggacaaaaagataaaaaaaataaggatcaaaattaaaataaaaaatacaagtatatttttttattgaagggtgtgattgatatgaaaaactaatttaacaaaagatccaaaaaataaaaaaatgagaatcaaattaaaaaaataatatatgatgaattaagattgaagggtgaaattaaaaattaataaaacttttttacaaagaaatcaaaaataaaaattagaaataaaaattgaaaattaaaacatcaatAACAAAGATGATCGAACTGTACTTTTTAGGAGAGaagagataatatatatatatatatatatatatatatatatatatatatatatatatatatatatatatatatatatatataggcaacAAACCACTCAACTGCCATTTACACACGTCTCACCACAGGAGAAGGACTCATCGGTGCttctaaaaataatgaaagggTATTTTTTGCCGCTAAAAGATGCCCACATGCCTCCACTTGCACAACAtttcaacatgttttattttttttaaaaaaaatttaagtaatatttaatttatacaaaaaGATCAAGTTGCCTTACTAGTAACAAATAAATCATTGTGAAAAGACCAAAAGGTCCTTATAcacatgttttgttttatttttatttcaatggcaaaaaaggtaaatttatttcatacaaaccttgataataaaaaataatattgaaattttataaaagtaaatactaggatataaaaagaaaaaaaaattattctagtcAATCAGTCCATTGGATTAGTTCActgcaaaataaaacaaaaacctagagcttaattttctttttattaaccgAAGAAATAAATTTGTGATTACCTTttgtttgtaaaataatttatgggCAGTGAACTCTCTTGTCaccaattaacttttttatagaaaaaaaaaagattgttgttaggattttaattttttgttacttaattttttttatgaaattgtaaaatatttttttctacataattcaattacaaaaataaaataaatttgatcaaGTTTATTGTTACTTCATGgaagaaaaaacccaaataaaattacaatacaCTGTAAACTAAAACTATAGGGAgctcttttacttttttcttttattaactaATATTCTAAAACATGTGGGAAAAGCACGGTTACTTTTCccacatgtttttatttatttatttattatttattcttgaattttgtgttttgtctttttttttcttttttcccccaTTCTTTTCgttcttttcattctttttttgggttttacatgttttattttttccttttttttccaagattgtcttcttcttctttttttttttagttttttttttgaatttttttttaaattatctttgttgaattttttaatatttaactagttgagaatttagttatgtagttttttttctttaaaacattatagaattactacaatatttccctacatgattttttttttttatgaattgttttcttatttttttttcaagaatggtctttgtcaatcttttttttttcccatattgagctggttgagaattttgcttcatagtttttttctttaaaacactatggattattataatatttcctcacatggtttttgttttgctatagtgcttccccacatgttttttttttcaaaattatctttatcgattttttttttaatattgagttggttgataatttagctttaactttcccacatgttttttttcatttgtttttgttttttttttccaaaattaccttcttctttttttttcttttttttttttgtgttttttttagaatttttttgttgattttttttttaatatggagttgattgagaatttagcattgtagtttttttttttttaaaaaaaaaaaaaaaaacacgatggattgctacagtgtttccccacatagttttgtttttcttttcttttctttttttatgattttttttgtttttttttttagaattgtctttattaattttatttttttcataatgagcttgttgagaatttagcttcatagttttaaaaaaaaaaacattgtggattgctatagtgttgccctacatgaatttttttttttccaaaattgtctttattgattttattatttttagtattgagctggttgagaattacaaatGTAGATTTcctcatgaaacactatagattgctatagtgtttccttgcatgattttttttccttttattttttttgttatgattttttccaaaattttctttgttgattttacttttttaatattaagctggttgaaaatttcgctttgtaattttttttttcttgaaaatattgtgAATTGCAACAGTTtttctcaatataattttttttctcacaaacTCACGACAAAGTACAAGTATGCCACAAGCCCGCGACATCACGCGGGCATGGCATCTAgttgttgttttatatattatggATTGTTACATTGTATATGTCTGCctccttttttaattatataaagcaTATTTGTACATAATAATccctataaaaatattaaatcttcattttagcCCTTTAATGTTGATTCTTGGATCCCAGGGCAGAATCAATAGAAGGCAAGCAAAGGCTCGGGGCCCTGTcctgtaaagaaaaaatatgatgactGATTATGTAGGttagttttttattggttaGTGATTAAGTGTGAGAAGATGTAATATTTAAAAGGTGGGCCTTCTAATAGTAAATATGTTTGTTATCCTTTAACTTTGAAACTATTTACgcggaaagaaaaaatatgaagttgtaaataacttttttagttGAATGAATTTTACCGCTTTCTCTCGCTGCAGCTCTAATATATAAgctaaaatacataaataagaatataaatcaCAAACGAAAAGATTGAAGCAGAGCACAACCAATTAATTCTTCTTtcatcaaacaaatcaaacaaattaagGTAATTGAGCATCGCTAACcccaaaacttaaaatttatttttgttttgttttgggatgtttgttaagaatttgattaggtttttttataattcgattattttttcttccttttgttttcttgctcGGATCTACTAGTTTtaccaaatttgtttttgaattcttgttatagtgattgttttttaattaattagatatattttattggtttgtctTGATTATACTTggatcttttttatgttttgtttttagtagagccaccaaaattaccaattttttctcataatatatgttttgatttaggATGAACCATGAATAAAGTAAGaagaattgattctttttttttttttttagaaaaaagaacaaatattgataactcacaACCTAATAAACCAACTTCAATGTATAATGTtggaaaaaagagaataaataatGCTTCACTTTATTATGGCTTACAGTTTGTGTTTCACGTGTTAAGAAGTATTAAACAATCCCTAGCTTTGACTTGGTAAGAGAAGAGGAGTATTTATTAGGAAAGCCAAGGGCCAGTTGTTGGGAGGCGGCACTTAAGGTAAGTATAGGATTGAGTTTCAAAACAAATGAGCCCTATTATTTTTTGACAGTTCATGTGATCCACTCTAGCCCCCGTTAGCATGGACGGGTCGAACATGCGAGCAATGTAGGCACTTGCTCacacttccaaaaaaaaatcaaatgaaatatatatcaTGCCAAAATGGGTAAAGGGTTTTGATGGATAGAAAGATTaggaaaaacttaaaatatatttattttgagaataagaaaataatttcgaggaattataatagaaatgagaaataaaagttaAGAAGGAAgtgcttgaaaaattattagtgTAAACCCCGATTAAAAATCAATGATGTTATTGTGAAATTATAGTAAGTCTATAAATGAAACAAatgatcaaaagaaaaataaatatattttggaatAAGAAAATGAGTCCAAGAACTtagtaaaataactaatatgtctCTAGCaatgaccaaataaaaaaattcagattttgacATAAAATCACATATTGACCAGTTTTATATCATCAAGCATAACTCTTAATATGATCATTGGATTGAGTTGAATTTTATGAGGAGTCTCTTAACACATTGCTTTATTATGGGTTAAAACTTTAGGGTAATCAAAGTTTGAAAAGGCCATGCGAGAATATCAACAATTGGGCCAAAACTAAGATGTAggttcattaataatattttcataaataagtcGGAAAACTAGAAATTCagctttttctttccttttaaattgCCGGCTAGTGcaggaaaaaaattagataaaaaaattgagagtcTCCTCACTAAAACCGTAAAGAGAAaccaatatttaaaacaatatagatAAGAAACCTAACTCaagaattaaaaggaaaattaagtGAATGAATGGAATAAAGAGAGGAAGCTCATGatattaagagagagagaaaagagtaaCAAACTTTGACAGGGTAGCATTCAGAGTTTATGTCATTATCGAATAAGATATTATAAACTCAATTATAAAAGTTTAAgtaaagattaataaaatttatgcaaaattcttaaaatttgaattagaatTATTAAATGTTAAATTGGAAAAAGGTAAAATTGTAAAAATGTGATGTTTTTATGATGAAATATGATGTAAATAActttaagtaaaatataattgaagaagaaaaattagatatttatgaTAAAAGTAGAGCAGACAATTTAAGAGGGGGGGatgagaatttttgaaattaaaaaaaatgtttgttagTTATGCGTATTTAAtatgtgttctttttttcttcttctttcctttcttctcaatttaattttttgcatattgttttataaatttaaagtcACATATATGATACATGAATCTtgtgagttatatatatatatatatatatatatatatatattattattttttaaaatattttataaaatgtgttatttattaaaaaaataactatattaaaaataaaaagtattttataatataattaatgggCTTTTAGTGATTGACAGCAAATCATCACAGAATATATCTATGCGCTCGTGACAATTTTATACATACACATACTTCACTTGAAAGTTCTATATTATCCTCCCGACAAATCTATTTTTGTCCTTGTAATTTATCAATGTTTAACTTCCACCCTCGTAgtataagaaaattcaaatctttaatttattaaaaaataagtaaataactAACAAAATGCTA
This Populus alba chromosome 7, ASM523922v2, whole genome shotgun sequence DNA region includes the following protein-coding sequences:
- the LOC118049649 gene encoding lipoyl synthase, mitochondrial — its product is MQSRFTSLATRTLKSTTTKAKNCYFSSSTTEPSTKQHPQSPETLAGLRARLAAESPTLGDFIDLQSNNTYSVEVGTKKKSLPKPKWMREAIPGGEKYVQIKKKLRELKLHTVCEEAKCPNLGECWSGGETGTATATIMILGDTCTRGCRFCNVKTSRTPPPPDPNEPTNVAEAIASWGLDYVVITSVDRDDLTDQGSGHFAETVRKLKTLKPNMLIEALVPDFRGDRGCVEKVATSGLDVFAHNIETVEELQSSVRDRRANFKQSLDVLVMAKEHAPAGTLTKTSIMLGCGETPEQVVKTMEKVRAAGIDVMTFGQYMRPSKRHMPVSEYITPDAFEKYRTLGMEMGFRYVASGPMVRSSYKAGEFYIKSMIESDRSASSQLPIS